In Flavobacteriaceae bacterium, the following proteins share a genomic window:
- a CDS encoding class C beta-lactamase-related serine hydrolase, whose product MKFLKKFLKWFIGIIGVLIITAYIFDYEYILKGIRVVYFTGHTTAFIDDYPYFENDVIKKGVETDAWPLDNNYNTVTATETLKKTNDELGTVAYLIIKNDSVFYEWYADGYSKDSKTNSFSMAKSIVTSLLGKAIMEGHIKSLDQPISDFYPQYEGKKTTVGDLSSMASGLDWVEHYSSPFSITARANYDDDLGDTILGLEIVETPGESFKYLSGSTQLLGMIIQEATGKQLAEYLSESFWQPLGTSNDALWELDDDENRLAKAFCCISSNARDFARFGKLYKDHGQWNGKQLLDSTFVATATQPRFKGQPYGYGFWISDYKNKHIFAMRGILGQYVITIPEDDLIIVRLGHKRANSFSNSFTSDFYTYIDEAYRMLN is encoded by the coding sequence ATGAAATTCTTAAAAAAGTTTTTAAAATGGTTCATAGGAATCATCGGAGTTCTAATTATTACAGCATATATTTTTGATTACGAATATATTCTAAAAGGAATAAGAGTTGTATATTTTACAGGGCATACTACTGCTTTTATTGATGATTATCCTTATTTTGAAAATGATGTAATTAAAAAAGGTGTAGAAACCGACGCTTGGCCTTTAGATAACAACTATAATACTGTAACTGCTACCGAAACATTAAAAAAAACCAATGACGAATTAGGAACTGTAGCTTATCTCATAATAAAAAATGATAGTGTTTTTTATGAATGGTATGCAGATGGTTATAGTAAAGATTCTAAAACTAATTCTTTTTCTATGGCGAAAAGCATCGTGACTTCTTTACTTGGGAAAGCCATTATGGAAGGTCATATAAAAAGTTTAGACCAGCCTATTAGTGATTTTTATCCTCAATACGAAGGTAAAAAAACAACTGTTGGTGATTTATCATCAATGGCTTCTGGCTTAGATTGGGTTGAGCATTATTCAAGTCCTTTTTCAATTACAGCAAGAGCTAATTATGATGATGATTTAGGCGATACTATTTTAGGTTTAGAAATTGTAGAAACGCCAGGAGAATCTTTTAAATATTTAAGCGGAAGCACACAGCTTTTAGGAATGATTATACAGGAAGCAACAGGAAAACAACTAGCAGAATATCTTTCTGAAAGTTTCTGGCAACCTCTGGGCACATCTAATGATGCCTTATGGGAGTTAGATGATGATGAAAATAGATTAGCTAAAGCGTTTTGTTGTATTTCAAGTAATGCAAGAGATTTTGCCCGTTTTGGGAAATTGTATAAAGATCATGGACAATGGAACGGTAAGCAACTATTAGACTCCACATTCGTGGCCACTGCGACACAACCTCGATTTAAAGGACAACCTTATGGTTATGGATTTTGGATTAGTGATTACAAGAACAAGCACATTTTTGCTATGCGAGGTATCCTTGGGCAATATGTAATTACTATCCCTGAAGATGATTTAATTATTGTTCGTTTGGGTCATAAACGAGCCAATAGCTTTTCGAATTCTTTTACTTCAGATTTTTATACT